In the genome of Candidatus Neomarinimicrobiota bacterium, the window ACCTACGCCAGCTATAGTCGCAGCAAGGGGGTGTACGCTTTACTGGTGAAAAGTGTCTCTGATCATTTTTCCGCTGGGATATCAGCCGGTATCAGTGCCAGTAGTTATTCCAATCTTGAACGGTCATTTTACGCCAATCCAACAATTGAATATAATATTTTTCCCTATAGTCAATCAACCCGGCGTGAATTCAGGTTTAAATATCAAGTGGGATACGACTTGAATTACTACAACGAAATTACCATTTACGATAAAACGGATGAATCACTGTTGGCTCAATCCCTGGAAATTGAATATTCCATCAAACAGTCCTGGGGTTCAGCGAATCTGGAACTTACAGGATCACACTATCTCCACGATATCAGCAAGAATCGCCTGGATCTTGATGGTGAGGTCTCTCTCAAATTGTTTAAAGGTTTTTCCCTCACCCTGGATGGTAATTATGCCATGATCCGTGATCAGCTGGGACTGCCGGCTGGTGGGGCCACTCAGGAAGAGATTCTGCTACATCGGCAGGAGTTGGCCACCCAGTACCAATATAGGGGGTCAATGGGAATCAGCTACACCTTCGGTTCGATCTACAATAATATTGTGAATCCGAGGTTCTAAAAAAGCAGAGGCTTACCCCGCTCAGGGAGACGAGGTCGCGTTTTACTGAGCGGAGTCGACGTATATACAAATCACGTACATTTAACTGCCGTCACAGTAATAGTTACCCCGCGTTATCCTCGCCACCATCGATACCAATAATATTTCCAGTGATCCAGGTATTCATACCGGCAAAGGTCAGGACTGCATCAGCCACATCTTCCGGAGTCGTTAAGCGACCGCCGGGGTTGCTTTGTAAAGCCCGGGCTATCATTTGCTCATTGCCCGGTATTTTACGTAAGGCGGGAGTATCAGTTACTCCGGCACGAAGAGCGTTAGCGGCAATCTTCTTAGGCGCTAACTCAAGAGCAATCTGACGGATATGTGCTTCAATAGCGGCCTTGGCGGCTGAAACCGCTCCATAGTTGGGCCAGGCAGTGTGACCACCTGAACTGGTCATGCAAAAAATATGAGCACCCCTATCCATCAGTTTATGTCCCACAACGTCCTGG includes:
- a CDS encoding SDR family oxidoreductase; the protein is QDVVGHKLMDRGAHIFCMTSSGGHTAWPNYGAVSAAKAAIEAHIRQIALELAPKKIAANALRAGVTDTPALRKIPGNEQMIARALQSNPGGRLTTPEDVADAVLTFAGMNTWITGNIIGIDGGEDNAG